The DNA sequence GAAATCTGGCGGTCATCGTATTACTGGCCGGTTTTGCCGAAATGCTTTTGCCCAATAGTGACATGAGGCGTTACGTTAAACTGGTGATGGGGCTTTTTGTTCTGATTACCGTTTTGAATCCTGTGGTGACGCTGCTGGAGAAACAACAGCTCAACTTTGAAGTAAGCGCCTGGCAATATTCTGTGGGTAATGAAGCTTTAGATACCATTTTGCGCAAGAGCGAAGAATTAAAATCCACTAATGCACGGGAAGCATTAGAGGAATACCGTCGCCGGGTGGAGAGACAGATACAGGCTCTGGTAGAGTTGATTCCCGGAGTAGAAAAGGTAGAAGCTCGCGTGGAAGTAGAGGAAAACCGGGATTTGGTCACCTTTGGCAGCCTGCGTGCGGTCTACCTGACGGTGGAAACTCCGACTGCGGGAGGTGAAAGGGAAGTCCAAGAGTCAAAAGAATCCGGAATGGTTCGAAAAATACCTCCGGTCAAGATAGAGATAGGTAAGAAGACAAGAGATGAAAAAGAGATTTCCAGTCACCAGCGACTGGAGGCAGAAATTATCAGCACAGTTGCCAATTTTTATGGTCTTCGACCGGAACAGGTGAAAGTAACCATTAAGATTTCTTAAACGGAAAGGCGGGAGGTGGGAAAGGTGAAAAATCTTCCAAAGGCCCAATTGCCTGCCTTTGGAGCTCTGGCAGTTTTAGCTTTGGTAGGGCTCGTACTGATAACTGCCGGTAACCTGACAGGAACCGAACCCAGGCCTGAACCGGCAGGGGGAAAGAGCTCCAAAGAGTCCTGGGTGGAACCCGGTATAAATCTTTTGACGGCAGCCGAAATGCGACTCGAAGAACGCTTGGAACAAATATTGTCGGAGATTGAGGGGGTGGGGAAAGTTTCAGTGACGATTCTCTTTAA is a window from the Calderihabitans maritimus genome containing:
- the spoIIIAF gene encoding stage III sporulation protein AF; its protein translation is MDILRDLVRNLAVIVLLAGFAEMLLPNSDMRRYVKLVMGLFVLITVLNPVVTLLEKQQLNFEVSAWQYSVGNEALDTILRKSEELKSTNAREALEEYRRRVERQIQALVELIPGVEKVEARVEVEENRDLVTFGSLRAVYLTVETPTAGGEREVQESKESGMVRKIPPVKIEIGKKTRDEKEISSHQRLEAEIISTVANFYGLRPEQVKVTIKIS